A region of Vanessa cardui chromosome 1, ilVanCard2.1, whole genome shotgun sequence DNA encodes the following proteins:
- the LOC124531107 gene encoding probable serine/threonine-protein kinase kinX isoform X1 has product MSKQAWVTLATNDSYGLGALVLAHSLRRVGSVYPAVVLITPSVTEAMRERLRAVFAEVVVVNVLDSQDATHLALLQRPELGITFTKIHCWNLTQYEKAVFLDADTLVVQNCDELFEREELSAAPDVGWPDCFNSGVFVFKPSAETFSNLITFASERGSFDGGDQGLLNSYFSDWAHGDIKKHLPFLYNVTSAAFYSYLPALKHYGQNLKIIHFIGAVKPWLQQFNWTSRSVEAPEHLRDFLQLWWDLFVAQVHAQLDTNMDNIEDDSPAVHQQEIPEFREPVLHNIYYEPILDPDSEFPWHHPDNQILDSEINVPEFDMNQFHDPWNIYRGNIPPSTEQSNPTEQTIDDYQDMRKYAWDYMPPQQEQRNFDSSYEQKLQDHCQHVHEHNETNIHHSEHEHQSHSFPFHSESHNTQQQLQDTQINTLHNYVEQQQINNHEPHNYHEHHYTYSNRLENNKSDLNVHNDESQNNNHVSNISHNIHDKEGSKQSKKKDWSSRSQYRQQNKTEQVYTVMMDHVRMRCQHSSKTKVNGYDSDSDSDVYEELRPRHPYDGFYLRHRMTIDARGRKVCIHEIPFIPRSPTPESSEEFEDAIETILEDINDNTVNDEEIQTGVAANLARVVPGAPLQQDAVDELARRQGWEAGNIDYMGADSFDNIWAKISQTLNQPASQSEQSSEPQPKAVDETVAAVEAAPEKQTVLPALEKEVKETEVPKSTEPEPANIPVPAAEAKPSGKIEEPIPVPVEMAAEVPEIVDVVAPVEPSSPIVVTEQSEQTSIPVAALEALKIDEPLPEALLPVTVVEQPPVPEPTPEVPSPVSVVEQPPVPEQTPEVPSPVSVVEQPPVPEPTPEVPLPVSVVEQPPVPEPTPEVPLSVPVVEQPPVPEPTPEVPLPVTVVEQPPVPEPTSEAPLPETVVERPPVPEPTPEASLPVTVVEQSPVPEPTPEASLPVTVVEQPPVPEPTSEATLPVTVVEQPPASEPTPETPAPIPETAELKPETPATKAEADSDSPPLANTPSKEEIPEAANAKTEERRKPVGKLQLRPPVATDPLPTPDSELEDAASLAHAIIAGELRTPTVTAPSPPAPSPAAPADPAEQLSRLSVQEPEVPTPPVGSVALSQIGVKPKPSTAAQIESSVSAKTEAAPKPAEASDAPKKKVVKKVLKKDKEGASNAEAPVPPPRKKEKKPKEK; this is encoded by the exons GTCGTCCAAAACTGCGATGAACTGTTCGAGCGCGAGGAGCTATCTGCTGCGCCCGACGTCGGCTGGCCCGACTGCTTCAATTCCGGTGTTTTCGTGTTCAAACCGTCCGCCGAAACCTTTAGCAACCTTATCACATTCGCATCCGAACGAGGCAGCTTTGATG GTGGTGACCAAGGTCTTCTCAATTCTTATTTCTCGGATTGGGCACATGGTGACATCAAAAAGCATCTGCCATTCCTTTACAATGTCACATCGGCCGCATTCTACTCATATTTACCCGCCCTGAAACA CTACGGccaaaatttaaagataatcCACTTCATTGGGGCCGTCAAGCCGTGGCTACAGCAATTTAACTGGACATCTCGATCCGTTGAAGCGCCAGAACATTTGCGTGATTTCTTGCAACTCTGGTGGGATCTCTTCGTTGCACAAGTTCACGCACAGCTAGACACAAATAtg GATAACATAGAAGACGACTCACCAGCAGTACATCAACAAGAAATCCCCGAATTTAGAGAACCAGTTTtgcataacatttattatgagCCCATACTAGATCCAGATTCTGAATTTCCGTGGCATCATCCAGATAATCAAATTCTAGATTCTGAAATAAACGTACCAGAATTTGATATGAACCAATTTCATGATCCGTGGAATATATACAGGGGAAACATTCCGCCTAGTACGGAACAATCGAATCCAACAGAACAAACAATAGATGATTATCAGGATATGAGAAAATATGCATGGGATTACATGCCACCACAACAAGAACAACGCAATTTTGACAGTAGTTACGAACAAAAACTCCAGGATCATTGCCAACATGTACACGAGCACAACGAAACAAACATTCACCACTCTGAACACGAACACCAATCACACTCTTTCCCATTTCATTCTGAATCTCATAATACTCAGCAACAATTACAAGATACACAAATTAATACATTACATAACTACGTCGAGCAGCAACAAATTAACAACCACGAGCCGCATAATTATCATGAACATCACTACACTTACAGTAATCggttagaaaataataaaagcgaTTTAAATGTACACAATGATGAatctcaaaataataatcatgtcTCGAATATTTCTCATAATATCCATGATAAGGAAGGATccaaacaaagtaaaaaaaaagattggtCCTCACGTTCTCAGTATCGACAGCAAAACAAAACGGAACAAGTATATACTGTGATGATGGATCACGTCAGAATGCGATGTCAACATTCATCAAAGACAAAAGTTAACGGATATGACTCCGATAGCGATAGTGATGTTTATGAGGAACTCAGACCAAGGCACCCATACGATGGCTTTTACTTAAGGCACAGAATGACTATAGACGCACGCGGGCGTAAGGTTTGCATTCATGAAATACCATTCATTCCACGTTCACCGACACCAGAGAGCTCAGAAGAATTTGAAGATGCTATAGAAACAATCCTAGAGGATATTAACGATAACACAGTAAATGACGAAGAGATTCAA ACTGGCGTTGCAGCTAACCTGGCCCGTGTAGTTCCTGGCGCCCCACTGCAACAAGACGCCGTAGACGAACTAGCGAGGCGACAAGGTTGGGAAGCTGGAAACATAGATTATATGGGGGCAGACTCTTTCGATAATATATGGGCGAAAATATCGCAAACTCTCAATCAACCAGCTTCTCAATCCGAACAGTCATCAGAACCACAACCCAAAGCTGTTGATGAAACGGTGGCAGCAGTCGAAGCTGCTCCGGAAAAGCAAACAGTATTACCAGCATTAGAGAAGGAAGTTAAAGAGACTGAAGTTCCTAAATCTACAGAGCCCGAACCAGCCAATATTCCAGTTCCAGCAGCCGAAGCTAAACCGTCAGGTAAAATAGAAGAACCAATTCCCGTTCCGGTTGAGATGGCAGCAGAAGTTCCCGAAATAGTGGATGTTGTGGCCCCTGTAGAACCCTCAAGTCCTATTGTTGTAACAGAACAATCTGAGCAAACTAGTATACCAGTTGCCGCATTAGAAGCGTTAAAAATTGATGAACCACTCCCAGAAGCTCTTCTACCGGTAACAGTTGTAGAACAACCGCCGGTACCAGAGCCAACTCCAGAAGTTCCTTCACCGGTATCAGTTGTAGAACAACCGCCGGTACCAGAGCAAACTCCAGAAGTTCCTTCACCGGTATCAGTTGTAGAACAACCGCCGGTACCAGAGCCAACTCCAGAAGTTCCTTTACCGGTATCAGTTGTAGAACAACCGCCGGTACCAGAACCAACTCCAGAAGTTCCTTTATCGGTACCAGTTGTAGAACAACCGCCGGTACCAGAACCAACTCCAGAAGTTCCTTTACCCGTAACAGTTGTAGAACAACCACCGGTACCAGAACCAACTTCCGAAGCTCCTCTACCGGAAACAGTTGTAGAACGACCGCCGGTACCGGAGCCAACTCCAGAAGCTTCTCTACCGGTAACAGTTGTAGAACAATCGCCGGTACCGGAGCCAACTCCAGAAGCTTCTCTACCGGTAACAGTTGTAGAACAACCACCGGTACCAGAACCAACTTCAGAAGCTACTCTACCGGTAACAGTTGTAGAACAACCGCCGGCATCAGAGCCAACTCCAGAAACTCCTGCACCCATACCAGAGACAGCTGAATTAAAACCCGAAACACCAGCAACAAAAGCCGAGGCTGACTCTGACAGTCCACCATTAGCTAATACACCATCCAAGGAAGAAATTCCTGAGGCAGCAAATGCCAAAA CGGAGGAGCGTCGCAAGCCGGTGGGCAAGTTGCAGCTGCGGCCGCCCGTAGCCACGGACCCGCTGCCCACCCCCGACAGCGAGCTGGAGGACGCCGCCTCGCTCGCGCACGCCATCATCGCCGGCGAGCTGCGCACGCCCACCGTCACCGCGCCCTCGCCGCCCGCACCCTCCCCCGCCGCCCCCGCCGACCCCGCCGAGCAACTCTCTCGCCTGTCCGTCCAGGAGCCCGAGGTGCCCACCCCACCCGTCGGCTCGGTTGCTCTCTCGCAGATCGGCGTCAAGCCCAAGCCCTCAACTGCCGCTCAGATCGAGTCATCGGTTTCTGCGAAGACAGAGGCCGCTCCAAAACCGGCCGAGGCGTCCGACGCGCCCAAGAAGAAGGTAGTCAAGAAGGTGCTCAAGAAAGACAAGGAGGGCGCGTCGAATGCGGAGGCGCCGGTGCCGCCGCCGCGCAAGAAGGAAAAGAAACCCAAAGAGAAATGA